One part of the Populus alba chromosome 18, ASM523922v2, whole genome shotgun sequence genome encodes these proteins:
- the LOC118051577 gene encoding probable receptor-like serine/threonine-protein kinase At5g57670 isoform X1: protein MKYIRTNSLRRLFSLKRRSLEDIVYTDEEGKNNENSKIVLEPQYSPRPSWKCFSFEEISDATNSFSPENLVGRGGYAEVYKGVLGNGEEIAIKRLTKACRDERKEKEFLTEIGTIGHVCHPNVLSLLGCCTDNGLYLIFHFSSRGSVASLLHDENLPVMDWKIRYKIAIGTARGLHYLHKGCQRRIIHRDIKSSNILLTADFEPLISDFGLAKWLPSQWTHHSIAPIEGTFGHLAPEYYMHGIVDEKTDVFAFGVFLLEIISGRKPVDGSHQSIHVWAKPILNQGEIEKLVDPRLGGTYDATQQKRLGFAASLCIRASSTWRPTMSEVLEVMLEEEMDKERWKIPKEDEQEQFWGFEDLEHECDSSCSVSPQDSISTRSTMTIVD, encoded by the exons ATGAAGTACATAAGAACCAACAGCTTGCGAAGACTTTTCTCATTGAAAAGACGAAGTCTTGAGGATATAGTTTACACAgatgaagaaggaaaaaacaatgaGAACTCCAAGATTGTTCTGGAACCGCAGTATTCTCCAAGACCCTCTTGGAAATGCTTTTCTTTTGAAGAAATATCTGATGCCACCAATAGCTTTAGCCCAG AGAATCTGGTGGGGAGAGGAGGCTATGCAGAGGTGTACAAAGGGGTGTTAGGTAATGGAGAGGAGATTGCAATAAAGAGGCTAACAAAAGCTTGTAGGGATGAGAGGAAAGAGAAGGAGTTCTTAACAGAGATTGGGACCATTGGTCATGTCTGTCATCCTAACGTGCTGTCCTTGTTGGGTTGTTGCACAGACAATGGGCTTTATCTCATCTTTCATTTCTCCTCCAGAGGCTCTGTTGCTTCCCTTCTTCATG ATGAGAATCTGCCAGTGATGGATTGGAAAATAAGGTACAAGATTGCCATTGGGACTGCTAGAGGCCTCCATTACTTGCATAAGGGGTGCCAAAGAAGGATAATTCACCGTGACATTAAATCTTCAAATATTCTCCTGACAGCAGATTTTGAGCCATTG ATATCTGATTTTGGATTAGCAAAATGGCTCCCATCTCAATGGACTCACCATTCAATCGCTCCGATTGAAGGAACATTTGG GCACTTAGCGCCCGAGTACTATATGCATGGAATAGTGGATGAGAAAACAGATGTGTTTGCGTTTGGAGTCTTTTTGCTGGAGATCATTTCTGGCAGGAAACCTGTTGATGGTTCTCACCAAAGCATACATGTATGG GCTAAACCAATATTGAACCAAGGAGAGATTGAAAAGCTGGTGGATCCAAGGCTTGGAGGGACGTATGATGCTACACAGCAGAAAAGACTTGGCTTTGCTGCATCCCTTTGCATACGGGCATCTTCAACATGGCGCCCTACAATGAGTGAG GTATTGGAAGTAATGCTAGAAGAGGAGATGGATAAGGAAAGGTGGAAGATACCCAAGGAAGACGAGCAAGAACAGTTCTGGGGCTTTGAAGATCTAGAACACGAGTGTGACAGTTCCTGCTCAGTTTCTCCACAAGATTCAATCTCTACAAGAAGCACTATGACCATTGTAGATTAG
- the LOC118051577 gene encoding probable receptor-like serine/threonine-protein kinase At5g57670 isoform X2, producing the protein MKYIRTNSLRRLFSLKRRSLEDIVYTDEEGKNNENSKIVLEPQYSPRPSWKCFSFEEISDATNSFSPENLVGRGGYAEVYKGVLGNGEEIAIKRLTKACRDERKEKEFLTEIGTIGHVCHPNVLSLLGCCTDNGLYLIFHFSSRGSVASLLHDENLPVMDWKIRYKIAIGTARGLHYLHKGCQRRIIHRDIKSSNILLTADFEPLISDFGLAKWLPSQWTHHSIAPIEGTFGHLAPEYYMHGIVDEKTDVFAFGVFLLEIISGRKPVDGSHQSIHAKPILNQGEIEKLVDPRLGGTYDATQQKRLGFAASLCIRASSTWRPTMSEVLEVMLEEEMDKERWKIPKEDEQEQFWGFEDLEHECDSSCSVSPQDSISTRSTMTIVD; encoded by the exons ATGAAGTACATAAGAACCAACAGCTTGCGAAGACTTTTCTCATTGAAAAGACGAAGTCTTGAGGATATAGTTTACACAgatgaagaaggaaaaaacaatgaGAACTCCAAGATTGTTCTGGAACCGCAGTATTCTCCAAGACCCTCTTGGAAATGCTTTTCTTTTGAAGAAATATCTGATGCCACCAATAGCTTTAGCCCAG AGAATCTGGTGGGGAGAGGAGGCTATGCAGAGGTGTACAAAGGGGTGTTAGGTAATGGAGAGGAGATTGCAATAAAGAGGCTAACAAAAGCTTGTAGGGATGAGAGGAAAGAGAAGGAGTTCTTAACAGAGATTGGGACCATTGGTCATGTCTGTCATCCTAACGTGCTGTCCTTGTTGGGTTGTTGCACAGACAATGGGCTTTATCTCATCTTTCATTTCTCCTCCAGAGGCTCTGTTGCTTCCCTTCTTCATG ATGAGAATCTGCCAGTGATGGATTGGAAAATAAGGTACAAGATTGCCATTGGGACTGCTAGAGGCCTCCATTACTTGCATAAGGGGTGCCAAAGAAGGATAATTCACCGTGACATTAAATCTTCAAATATTCTCCTGACAGCAGATTTTGAGCCATTG ATATCTGATTTTGGATTAGCAAAATGGCTCCCATCTCAATGGACTCACCATTCAATCGCTCCGATTGAAGGAACATTTGG GCACTTAGCGCCCGAGTACTATATGCATGGAATAGTGGATGAGAAAACAGATGTGTTTGCGTTTGGAGTCTTTTTGCTGGAGATCATTTCTGGCAGGAAACCTGTTGATGGTTCTCACCAAAGCATACAT GCTAAACCAATATTGAACCAAGGAGAGATTGAAAAGCTGGTGGATCCAAGGCTTGGAGGGACGTATGATGCTACACAGCAGAAAAGACTTGGCTTTGCTGCATCCCTTTGCATACGGGCATCTTCAACATGGCGCCCTACAATGAGTGAG GTATTGGAAGTAATGCTAGAAGAGGAGATGGATAAGGAAAGGTGGAAGATACCCAAGGAAGACGAGCAAGAACAGTTCTGGGGCTTTGAAGATCTAGAACACGAGTGTGACAGTTCCTGCTCAGTTTCTCCACAAGATTCAATCTCTACAAGAAGCACTATGACCATTGTAGATTAG